A single window of Rubripirellula lacrimiformis DNA harbors:
- a CDS encoding DUF1592 domain-containing protein, with product MIHRFLWAGLTLAIAAPTSMADGITHEAVMPDVHRAVLQEHCLDCHDSSTKEGNVDLEGLSWVISGNIETAERWAKVLNAINSGEMPPPDAEPIADDDKSAFLKDLSEQMVVARKLLSDTGGVVTLRRLNRREYANTIESLMGIRPDVSVLPDDQATAGFDTQGASLFMSSDQIEQYLASARRSLELALRPQRQVKSKTVRIEPEDEYTPHYAAAAEEMRDIRRRADEFLGQTEKPAADFGFLDAYQAKKQRRIEWLPLLEDYLNRPETKSGITLIMTIKQGGYTKVKLPMLHESQDGRYTVRVRAAAYPDANPRLHYLEFSEGYGTGRTRLGWRKVSAPLSAPQIIEFSFQHRAGEKKQIWIHQRSHQDRADKNQATLDMRINGIGTPPGLWIDWAELIGPESAEDDDESPAAQILFDKPSGLDDEQYARAVLARFATRAFRGEEVDDAYLQKLVQRYKANRSKGQPIEQALIDPLSIILASPSFLYLVEGQDGDRDEAKNESATSISGRPMLTAHQLAIRLSYFLWSAPPDEELMMLADTGKLLDDDVLRQQTTRLLTDKRADKFVRGFVYQWLQMERLGMFQYDGIQFPTFDNAARESAGEEIFQTFQLILNEGLPLQTLLKADFVVINDLLAEFYGIENVDGHEFRKVSVGPQSKRGGLLGTAAVLAMGSDGQRSSPVERGVWVLRNLLNNPPPPAPPNVPMLSRLDGEVLAARDLARAHQEQPQCANCHQKIDPIGYGLENFDAAGLWRDVEVISSPGNYRKRTKLKEFEIDPSGQLPDGSQFSDFQELRDVVAMHGDDFARGFTESLISYGLGRPYGFTDDHLADVIMNNAKDNGHDIPSFVHALTLSSAFRSK from the coding sequence ATGATTCATCGTTTTCTATGGGCCGGACTGACTCTGGCAATCGCGGCTCCGACCAGCATGGCCGATGGCATCACACATGAAGCCGTCATGCCGGATGTCCATCGCGCCGTGCTGCAAGAACACTGCCTGGATTGTCATGACTCGTCGACCAAGGAAGGCAACGTCGATCTGGAAGGTCTTAGTTGGGTGATCAGTGGAAACATCGAGACAGCCGAACGCTGGGCCAAGGTGCTCAACGCGATCAACTCGGGCGAGATGCCTCCGCCGGACGCTGAACCGATTGCTGATGATGACAAGTCGGCGTTTCTGAAGGACCTTTCCGAGCAGATGGTCGTTGCCCGGAAATTGCTCAGCGATACGGGAGGCGTGGTTACTCTGCGACGTCTGAATCGACGCGAATATGCGAATACCATCGAATCATTGATGGGCATTCGACCCGATGTGTCCGTGTTGCCTGATGATCAAGCGACTGCCGGCTTTGATACACAGGGAGCCTCGCTGTTCATGTCCAGCGATCAGATCGAACAGTATCTTGCTTCTGCACGTCGATCGCTGGAACTAGCACTTCGTCCCCAACGGCAAGTGAAATCGAAAACCGTTCGCATCGAACCAGAAGACGAATACACGCCGCACTACGCGGCCGCGGCGGAGGAAATGCGAGACATTCGACGCCGTGCCGACGAATTCCTGGGCCAGACGGAAAAGCCAGCGGCCGATTTTGGATTCTTGGATGCGTATCAGGCAAAGAAACAACGTCGGATTGAATGGCTTCCGCTGCTGGAGGACTATCTGAACCGGCCTGAGACGAAGTCCGGCATCACTCTGATCATGACGATCAAGCAGGGTGGCTACACCAAAGTCAAACTGCCGATGCTTCATGAATCGCAGGATGGTCGCTACACCGTTCGCGTTCGCGCCGCCGCTTATCCCGATGCCAATCCACGCTTGCACTACTTGGAATTTTCAGAAGGCTACGGAACTGGTCGTACTCGGCTTGGATGGCGAAAGGTGTCCGCGCCGCTATCCGCCCCCCAGATCATCGAGTTTTCGTTTCAGCATCGTGCGGGTGAAAAGAAGCAGATTTGGATCCATCAACGCAGCCATCAAGATCGGGCTGACAAGAACCAGGCAACCCTCGACATGAGGATCAATGGAATCGGAACACCGCCGGGATTGTGGATCGATTGGGCTGAATTGATCGGTCCTGAATCGGCAGAGGACGATGATGAGTCGCCGGCAGCGCAGATTCTGTTCGACAAACCTAGCGGCTTGGATGACGAGCAATACGCTCGCGCTGTCCTGGCCCGATTCGCGACTCGTGCTTTTCGAGGCGAAGAAGTCGATGATGCGTACCTTCAAAAATTGGTCCAACGATACAAAGCGAATCGTTCCAAGGGCCAACCCATCGAACAAGCATTGATTGACCCGCTGTCGATCATCCTTGCCTCGCCGAGTTTCTTGTATCTGGTCGAGGGCCAGGATGGTGACCGCGACGAAGCGAAGAACGAATCCGCCACTTCGATCTCTGGCCGACCGATGCTGACGGCACATCAGCTTGCTATTCGGTTGTCGTACTTTCTTTGGAGTGCACCGCCGGACGAAGAACTGATGATGCTCGCTGATACCGGCAAGCTTCTTGATGACGACGTGCTGCGGCAGCAGACCACCCGACTTCTGACCGACAAGCGGGCGGACAAGTTCGTGCGTGGTTTCGTGTACCAGTGGTTGCAGATGGAACGACTGGGGATGTTCCAGTACGACGGGATCCAGTTTCCTACGTTCGACAACGCGGCTCGCGAATCTGCGGGCGAGGAAATCTTCCAGACCTTCCAGTTGATCTTGAACGAAGGTCTTCCTTTGCAGACGCTGCTGAAGGCCGATTTTGTCGTGATCAACGACTTGCTGGCCGAGTTCTACGGGATCGAAAATGTCGACGGACACGAGTTTCGTAAGGTGTCTGTCGGGCCACAATCCAAACGAGGCGGGTTGCTAGGCACCGCGGCAGTCCTAGCGATGGGGTCGGACGGACAGCGGTCGTCACCGGTGGAACGTGGCGTGTGGGTGCTGCGAAACTTGTTGAACAATCCGCCACCGCCGGCACCGCCGAACGTTCCGATGCTGAGCAGACTGGATGGAGAAGTTCTTGCCGCCCGTGATCTTGCTCGTGCCCACCAGGAACAGCCACAGTGCGCCAACTGTCACCAAAAGATCGACCCTATCGGCTACGGCCTCGAAAACTTTGATGCAGCCGGATTGTGGCGCGACGTGGAAGTCATTTCCAGTCCCGGGAACTACCGCAAACGGACGAAGCTAAAGGAGTTCGAAATTGATCCAAGTGGTCAATTGCCCGATGGGAGTCAGTTTTCCGACTTTCAGGAACTGCGCGACGTCGTTGCCATGCACGGGGATGACTTCGCACGCGGGTTTACCGAATCACTGATCAGCTATGGCCTGGGGCGACCCTATGGATTCACCGACGATCACTTGGCTGACGTCATCATGAACAACGCGAAGGACAACGGTCACGACATCCCATCATTCGTCCACGCCCTGACACTGTCGTCGGCGTTTCGATCGAAGTGA
- a CDS encoding FecR domain-containing protein: MIGNEQLHRLVALYHLEQISDDEFALLESRLRDSEDAREFFHRSCRVDVQLRQMVDIGDAENESQMVGVANDAATSISRSLIVGLAASVVLLLSTLAWIRFSQPRSIATLVSAENAAWESSLPTTPGSQLTQGSLKLIAGIATIRFHSGAEVILEAPAELDVMSSMRGKLVHGAAVIDVPDSAIGFVIETPDGYAIDYGTRFAVQVDPTDHRSNFELIEGEIAVHHAGTGEEVRMTVPKKTVTVHRDSVNYLDEEQTPNLPHDVTNMVRIGTNGRSASVIRNNKRRKYLDPEVLAVKKTENGKWDHRSFFEFDLSKIDVSRISAAWIRLNLVPSKRGFVSRLPEVNRFGIYGLTNLDRADWSLDSTWEAAPGPEDGILLGTFEVPRSQQRGTFGIANRAIVEFLQKFPGQSVTLILVRETTQVEGDVPGLTHMFASDAHPEAVGPLLELTIQ; encoded by the coding sequence ATGATCGGAAACGAACAACTTCATCGACTGGTCGCGCTGTACCATTTGGAGCAGATTTCGGATGACGAATTCGCACTTCTGGAAAGCCGGTTAAGGGACAGCGAGGATGCTCGCGAATTTTTCCATCGCTCATGTCGCGTCGATGTCCAACTGCGACAGATGGTCGACATCGGGGATGCCGAGAACGAATCGCAAATGGTCGGCGTCGCTAACGATGCCGCGACCTCGATTTCTCGGTCTTTGATCGTGGGACTAGCGGCTAGCGTGGTGTTGCTGCTTTCGACTTTGGCTTGGATTCGGTTTTCGCAGCCCAGGTCGATCGCGACGTTGGTCTCGGCAGAAAACGCGGCCTGGGAAAGCTCGCTTCCCACGACGCCCGGTTCGCAGCTAACCCAGGGGTCGCTGAAACTGATCGCGGGGATCGCCACGATTCGATTTCATTCGGGGGCGGAGGTGATTTTGGAAGCGCCGGCCGAGCTGGATGTGATGTCTTCGATGCGCGGCAAACTGGTCCATGGTGCGGCGGTGATTGATGTTCCCGACTCGGCGATCGGATTCGTGATCGAAACGCCGGACGGGTATGCGATCGACTACGGGACTCGGTTTGCTGTGCAAGTTGATCCCACCGATCATCGATCAAACTTTGAACTGATCGAGGGCGAGATTGCCGTTCATCACGCCGGAACAGGCGAAGAGGTCCGGATGACGGTTCCCAAGAAGACGGTCACTGTGCATCGGGATTCAGTGAACTATCTGGACGAGGAACAGACGCCCAACCTTCCGCACGACGTCACCAACATGGTTCGAATTGGGACCAACGGCAGATCAGCCTCCGTGATTCGAAACAACAAGCGGCGAAAGTACTTAGATCCAGAAGTTCTGGCCGTCAAGAAAACGGAAAACGGCAAGTGGGACCATCGTTCTTTCTTTGAATTCGATCTGTCCAAGATCGATGTCAGTCGCATTTCGGCGGCTTGGATAAGGTTGAATCTTGTGCCCAGCAAGCGTGGGTTCGTTTCGCGGCTGCCAGAGGTCAATCGTTTTGGCATCTATGGACTGACCAATCTGGACCGTGCCGATTGGAGTCTCGATAGTACTTGGGAAGCGGCACCTGGTCCCGAGGACGGGATCCTTTTGGGCACCTTCGAGGTTCCTCGTAGCCAACAGCGTGGGACCTTCGGAATCGCCAACCGTGCGATCGTCGAATTCTTGCAAAAGTTTCCCGGCCAATCGGTTACTCTGATTCTGGTTCGTGAAACAACGCAGGTCGAAGGGGACGTCCCCGGGCTGACCCACATGTTCGCCAGCGACGCGCATCCCGAAGCGGTCGGCCCGCTGTTGGAACTGACGATCCAGTAG
- a CDS encoding sigma factor gives MPDKNPSHEAFLRVFLRNEDDLKGYARALMPNWHAVGEVMQEASVVMLRKWDQLQHESEFLPWAKVIVRLEVMKTRQSSARDRLRFSDDVFELLAQDDPNDEAEDMAQRERIALDRCLDEFQPVQRELLFVPYHGHGAVTQLAAESGKTVNSLYKKIARLRLRLTQCVTHRLADSTLGEPLS, from the coding sequence ATGCCTGACAAGAACCCCTCACACGAAGCCTTCCTTCGCGTCTTTCTTCGCAACGAAGATGACCTGAAGGGATATGCGCGAGCACTGATGCCGAACTGGCACGCTGTTGGGGAAGTCATGCAGGAAGCGAGTGTGGTCATGCTTCGAAAATGGGACCAATTGCAGCACGAATCCGAATTCCTGCCCTGGGCAAAAGTGATCGTTCGTCTGGAAGTCATGAAAACTCGGCAATCCTCTGCTCGAGATCGGCTTCGATTCAGTGACGACGTTTTTGAACTGCTGGCCCAGGATGACCCCAATGACGAAGCGGAGGACATGGCCCAACGGGAACGGATCGCTTTGGACAGATGCCTCGACGAATTCCAACCGGTTCAACGGGAGCTGTTGTTTGTTCCCTATCACGGCCATGGTGCAGTCACTCAGTTGGCGGCTGAGTCTGGCAAGACGGTGAATAGTCTGTACAAAAAGATTGCCAGGCTGCGGTTACGCCTGACGCAGTGCGTCACGCATCGGCTTGCCGATTCCACCTTGGGAGAACCATTGTCATGA
- a CDS encoding response regulator, with the protein MNDRILLVDDDYSLLKTLDRNLSFDFDVTICESGAEALELIANSEPFSVAMVDMRMPGMEGIKVIQKAREIAPNTVYLMLTGNQDLTTAMEAVNEGQVFRFLNKPCQMSDIKAAIHAGIKQHDLIISKEELLKKTFAGAISVLVEIIGFVDDPLVNLDDIQKTTETMLTECNVATDWRIALTSHLMVAGIPLLSPEYRAILASAPITSVDHRGAVKEMLRISSQLVRRIPRLEPIADQLDRMATDEIASGRCTASDDKIAQVLLISYYQSLLSRRGEDGGVVRSEIESIFSNVDRRLSDHLRLFAEARPKPTIETIPTTALVAGMIVAEDIRMPNGLLLIAAGRNLSPPMVTRLNNLAGLVTVKVEIPANLVAELVSH; encoded by the coding sequence ATGAATGACCGAATCCTGCTGGTCGACGACGACTACAGCCTGCTGAAAACCCTGGACCGGAATCTCTCGTTTGATTTCGATGTCACGATTTGCGAGTCCGGCGCCGAAGCATTGGAGCTGATCGCAAATTCGGAACCGTTTTCCGTGGCAATGGTCGACATGCGCATGCCGGGAATGGAAGGAATCAAAGTCATCCAAAAGGCACGCGAAATCGCGCCCAACACGGTCTACCTGATGTTGACCGGCAATCAGGATCTGACGACGGCAATGGAAGCAGTCAACGAAGGCCAGGTGTTTCGGTTCTTGAACAAGCCTTGCCAGATGAGTGACATCAAGGCCGCTATTCATGCTGGGATCAAGCAACATGATCTGATCATCAGCAAGGAAGAACTGCTGAAGAAGACATTCGCGGGCGCCATCAGTGTGCTCGTCGAAATCATCGGGTTCGTTGACGATCCTCTGGTCAATTTGGATGACATTCAAAAGACAACCGAAACGATGCTGACCGAGTGCAACGTCGCGACGGATTGGCGTATCGCCTTAACTTCGCATTTGATGGTTGCGGGAATTCCGCTGTTGAGTCCCGAATATCGGGCGATTCTGGCCAGTGCCCCAATCACATCGGTGGATCACCGCGGCGCAGTCAAAGAAATGCTTCGAATCTCCAGCCAACTGGTCCGGCGGATCCCGCGGCTGGAACCGATCGCTGACCAATTGGATCGAATGGCGACCGATGAAATCGCATCCGGCCGATGCACCGCCAGCGACGACAAAATCGCACAAGTCCTGCTGATCAGCTATTACCAAAGTCTGCTCTCACGTCGCGGTGAAGACGGAGGCGTGGTTCGATCGGAAATCGAGTCAATCTTTTCAAACGTCGATCGTAGATTATCAGATCATCTTCGTCTGTTCGCCGAAGCCCGACCCAAACCAACCATCGAAACCATTCCTACCACGGCATTGGTTGCCGGGATGATTGTGGCAGAAGATATCCGAATGCCCAACGGCTTGCTGCTGATTGCGGCCGGCCGAAATCTATCGCCTCCCATGGTCACGCGTCTGAACAATCTTGCAGGTCTGGTAACCGTCAAGGTCGAGATCCCCGCCAATCTGGTCGCTGAATTGGTCTCCCACTAA
- a CDS encoding DoxX family protein, giving the protein MFVRLSIVILALIFIAAGVNHFVSPDVYLKIMPDYLPWPLALVYVSGFFEVLGGIGLAVSRLRRLAGWGLIALLLAVFPANVDMVLNADRFPQIPVWALLARLPMQGLLIAWVWWTAVKQVAISRVDDSPGSS; this is encoded by the coding sequence ATGTTCGTCCGCTTGTCAATCGTCATTCTCGCACTGATCTTCATCGCGGCCGGAGTGAATCACTTCGTTTCCCCGGATGTCTACTTGAAGATCATGCCAGACTATTTACCGTGGCCGTTGGCGTTGGTCTATGTTTCAGGCTTCTTCGAAGTGCTTGGCGGTATCGGACTGGCCGTTTCCAGATTACGACGACTCGCTGGCTGGGGGCTCATTGCGTTGTTATTGGCTGTGTTTCCAGCCAACGTCGACATGGTTCTGAACGCCGATCGGTTCCCCCAAATTCCCGTCTGGGCACTACTGGCAAGGTTGCCAATGCAAGGACTGCTGATCGCCTGGGTTTGGTGGACAGCGGTAAAGCAGGTTGCCATTAGCCGTGTGGACGATAGCCCCGGTTCTTCGTAA
- a CDS encoding YHYH protein: MTPRIVRGLTHRFLSSVFAIALTLGGSHFVFAHDGHDHGDSAEPKGLRTWTLDEEGAHLHGAFVTASGGDVQIRLDDNRLVTLKINRLVASDRHWIGSRLEAIETLNQSRPLQLVFQNSPSSDGIQAKQNPKAAPLINKHFQPFASVLKLRWDDKYFYVGSNGMPDHPMMIGIRSWQQQVPIPQKYFGHNAWRIPLHPVPAKQPMSTKNNFLRGAIALAVNGVPIFNPLNNRGDDALLFGELDQFGGHCGRADDYHYHIAPVHLQKTTGEDQPIAYALDGYPIFGYQDEQAGDFAPLDSLGGHQDADGKYHYHATKEYPYLNGGFYGEVVERGGQVDPQPRAEPIRPDLRPLRDATITEFTQPNPGSYRLVYDVRGQQGTVSYTLADDGSADFEFVDTTGRKTSQTYSRRDQRRNAPPIPGDDRPSDGGPPPPPPGPPRDSDDNRPPRGGAKRVDPPVDLSSMSRTTAAGFQVTSTSVDKKHFLSVDCTCDGAAQSPAITWKGAPAGTNSFAVNIWHTAPDQEKSYWVVYNIPAGVTSLKQNAQGVGIVGANDRGRSNYDPMCSKGPGLKKYHITVFALSEELRVSPPKATRANLQKAMKNILLGESTMDVLYER, encoded by the coding sequence ATGACACCAAGAATCGTGCGTGGGCTTACCCATCGATTTCTAAGTTCGGTATTTGCGATTGCATTGACTTTGGGGGGATCTCACTTCGTGTTCGCTCACGATGGCCACGATCATGGCGATTCGGCCGAGCCCAAAGGATTGCGGACGTGGACCCTCGATGAAGAAGGTGCCCACTTGCATGGTGCCTTCGTCACCGCGTCTGGCGGGGACGTTCAGATTCGTCTCGATGACAACCGTCTGGTCACGCTAAAGATCAATCGGCTAGTCGCATCCGACCGCCACTGGATTGGCAGCCGACTGGAGGCGATCGAAACGCTCAACCAATCGCGACCGTTGCAGCTTGTGTTCCAAAATTCACCCAGCAGTGATGGCATTCAGGCAAAGCAAAATCCCAAGGCCGCGCCCTTGATCAACAAACACTTCCAGCCGTTTGCGAGCGTGTTGAAGCTTCGTTGGGACGACAAGTACTTTTACGTCGGATCCAATGGGATGCCGGACCATCCAATGATGATCGGAATTCGTTCTTGGCAACAACAGGTTCCGATTCCTCAGAAGTACTTTGGCCACAACGCATGGCGTATCCCCTTGCATCCGGTTCCTGCCAAGCAGCCAATGTCAACGAAGAACAACTTCTTGCGTGGCGCGATTGCATTGGCGGTCAACGGTGTCCCGATCTTCAACCCGCTAAACAATCGTGGCGATGACGCACTGTTGTTTGGTGAACTGGATCAGTTCGGTGGCCACTGCGGGCGAGCCGACGACTATCACTACCATATCGCTCCTGTGCATCTGCAGAAGACAACGGGCGAAGATCAGCCGATTGCCTACGCCTTGGACGGATATCCCATTTTTGGATATCAAGACGAACAGGCCGGCGACTTTGCACCGCTCGATTCGTTGGGAGGCCATCAAGACGCGGACGGAAAGTACCACTATCACGCAACCAAAGAATATCCCTACTTGAATGGCGGATTCTATGGCGAGGTGGTCGAGCGTGGTGGACAGGTCGACCCGCAACCGCGAGCTGAGCCGATCCGACCGGATCTGCGTCCCTTGCGTGATGCGACGATCACGGAATTCACTCAGCCAAATCCGGGCAGCTACCGTCTCGTTTACGATGTCCGGGGTCAACAGGGAACCGTTTCGTATACGCTTGCCGACGACGGTTCGGCGGACTTTGAGTTCGTCGATACGACAGGGCGAAAGACGTCGCAGACGTATTCGCGGCGCGATCAAAGGCGGAATGCACCACCGATCCCAGGTGACGATCGCCCGAGTGATGGTGGTCCTCCACCACCTCCACCTGGACCGCCACGTGATAGCGACGACAATCGCCCACCACGCGGTGGGGCCAAACGGGTTGATCCGCCAGTCGATCTGTCATCGATGTCGCGTACCACCGCTGCCGGTTTTCAGGTGACCAGCACTTCGGTGGACAAGAAACATTTTCTTTCGGTTGACTGCACCTGTGACGGAGCTGCGCAGTCCCCGGCGATCACCTGGAAGGGGGCTCCGGCTGGTACCAATTCCTTTGCCGTGAACATCTGGCACACGGCTCCGGATCAAGAAAAATCGTATTGGGTCGTCTACAACATTCCCGCCGGCGTGACATCGCTGAAGCAAAATGCCCAAGGTGTGGGCATCGTCGGGGCCAACGACCGAGGTCGAAGCAACTACGATCCAATGTGCTCCAAAGGACCTGGATTGAAGAAGTATCACATCACCGTGTTTGCACTCTCCGAGGAACTCCGGGTTTCACCACCAAAGGCAACCCGAGCCAATCTGCAAAAGGCAATGAAGAACATCCTATTGGGCGAATCGACGATGGACGTTCTCTACGAACGATAG
- a CDS encoding anti-sigma factor family protein produces MSVDYQKLIHGYLDDSLSAEQQGRLNQWIKSDPGHARQFASYMMLHDRMRSELVASESDAAYVMLPDESRSTGWGRRSFALASTACVLLLAVSLLWQTVDAPSASAAMIQLNRIIEATDLPMDRTFLITVLESALSPKHQDPNSPERRRPPKPSLDGAVLDVRGSNQFVLSRKTAQGDVFVTGRNASTSWAVRPDGPVRFSDDLTRFTRDLPGHEDGLPIHHLHDGLESLRTGYHLELMPKEAATRGSEGDRTMIAIKKRGFRGADRVEIRYDESTGRISEMRFHQMAYGPHQITLTMTAIEDRVLPDDHFDHSSHHEPQRAVEIE; encoded by the coding sequence ATGAGCGTTGACTATCAGAAACTGATTCATGGCTACCTGGACGATTCGCTTTCAGCGGAGCAACAAGGTCGGTTGAATCAGTGGATCAAGTCGGACCCCGGGCACGCACGTCAATTTGCGTCCTACATGATGTTGCACGATCGCATGCGCAGCGAATTGGTGGCTTCCGAAAGTGACGCGGCGTACGTAATGTTGCCCGACGAATCACGATCCACCGGGTGGGGACGCCGATCGTTCGCGTTGGCTTCGACCGCCTGTGTTTTGCTGCTGGCCGTCTCGTTGTTGTGGCAAACCGTGGACGCTCCTTCGGCTTCGGCCGCGATGATTCAGTTGAACCGAATCATCGAGGCAACTGATCTGCCCATGGATCGAACGTTCCTGATCACCGTTTTGGAATCGGCTCTCTCACCGAAACACCAAGACCCCAACTCACCGGAGCGTCGACGTCCTCCGAAGCCTTCTCTGGATGGCGCGGTGCTGGATGTTCGCGGATCGAACCAGTTCGTTCTATCGCGGAAGACAGCGCAAGGAGATGTATTTGTGACGGGCAGGAACGCATCGACAAGCTGGGCCGTACGCCCCGATGGACCGGTCCGTTTCAGCGATGACTTGACCCGATTCACGCGAGATCTCCCGGGCCATGAAGACGGGCTGCCAATCCATCATCTTCACGATGGATTGGAATCGCTTCGCACGGGTTACCACTTGGAACTGATGCCTAAGGAGGCTGCCACGCGGGGCAGTGAAGGTGATCGTACGATGATTGCCATCAAGAAACGCGGCTTCCGCGGGGCGGATCGAGTGGAAATCCGTTACGACGAATCAACGGGCAGGATCAGCGAGATGCGGTTTCATCAAATGGCGTACGGCCCTCACCAGATCACCTTGACGATGACCGCTATCGAAGACCGAGTACTGCCTGATGATCATTTCGACCATTCCTCCCATCACGAGCCTCAGCGGGCCGTGGAAATCGAGTAG
- a CDS encoding sigma-70 family RNA polymerase sigma factor, translating to MDELTRQATRQWTLAQPAVSAFIASVVRDFRDRDDVLQNVAVAVIESFHAYDPGSPFIPWAIGIARRQVGLYLRRRGRDPLVFDDDAVACLAVAFHAEAQDRSAALDYLQDCLGSLEGRAKKLIGLRYREDLKPAAIASQTDMTANSVAKALQRVRDHLRECIDRKALEANVQ from the coding sequence GTGGACGAACTAACTCGACAGGCGACCCGACAATGGACTTTGGCACAGCCTGCGGTCTCGGCATTCATTGCCTCGGTGGTCCGTGACTTTCGTGATCGTGATGACGTGCTGCAGAACGTTGCCGTTGCGGTGATCGAATCTTTTCATGCTTACGATCCCGGTTCGCCATTCATCCCTTGGGCGATCGGAATCGCACGCCGGCAGGTAGGGTTGTATCTGCGGCGGCGCGGCCGAGATCCGTTGGTATTCGATGACGACGCGGTCGCCTGCCTCGCCGTCGCATTCCACGCCGAAGCACAGGATCGTTCGGCAGCACTGGACTATTTGCAGGATTGCCTTGGTTCTTTGGAAGGTCGAGCCAAAAAACTGATTGGCCTACGTTACCGAGAAGACCTGAAGCCGGCCGCGATCGCATCCCAAACGGACATGACGGCAAATTCAGTCGCAAAGGCGTTGCAGCGAGTTCGGGATCATCTTCGAGAGTGCATCGACCGCAAGGCGTTGGAGGCGAATGTTCAATGA
- a CDS encoding fasciclin domain-containing protein encodes MYRFTLLSCVAAIALIAMPNAKADHHNEKTKDIVDTAVAAKFNTLVAAVKAGGLVETLKGDGPFTVFAPTDEAFAELPEGALADLLKPENKSKLQAILKYHVVPGKVTAKQVTSLNDATTVEGSKVKIEVKGDKVMINNATVKKADVMCSNGVIHVIDKVLIPSS; translated from the coding sequence ATGTACCGTTTCACACTGCTCTCTTGTGTCGCTGCTATCGCTCTTATCGCCATGCCGAATGCAAAGGCCGACCATCACAACGAGAAAACGAAAGACATCGTTGATACCGCTGTTGCGGCAAAGTTCAACACTTTGGTTGCCGCAGTGAAGGCCGGAGGCTTGGTTGAGACATTGAAGGGCGATGGTCCCTTCACCGTTTTCGCACCCACCGACGAAGCTTTCGCGGAACTCCCCGAAGGCGCGCTTGCCGACTTGCTGAAGCCAGAAAACAAGTCGAAGCTGCAAGCGATCTTGAAGTACCATGTTGTTCCCGGCAAAGTGACCGCCAAGCAAGTCACTTCGCTGAACGACGCGACTACCGTTGAAGGCAGCAAGGTCAAGATCGAAGTGAAGGGTGACAAAGTGATGATCAATAATGCCACCGTCAAAAAGGCGGATGTCATGTGCAGCAATGGTGTCATCCACGTCATCGACAAGGTTTTGATCCCTAGCAGCTAA
- a CDS encoding DUF427 domain-containing protein, with translation MPKAIWNGTIIAESDDTVVVENNHYFPPKSVRREFVQHSDYETVCGWKGTASYLDVVVDGETNRQAAWYYASPKQAASNICDHVAFWKGVVVES, from the coding sequence ATGCCAAAAGCAATTTGGAACGGGACAATCATCGCCGAAAGTGATGACACAGTCGTGGTCGAGAACAACCATTACTTTCCACCGAAATCCGTTCGACGCGAGTTTGTCCAGCACAGCGATTATGAAACGGTATGCGGATGGAAAGGGACTGCCAGCTACCTAGACGTTGTTGTGGACGGAGAGACGAACCGGCAAGCGGCCTGGTACTACGCGTCCCCAAAGCAGGCCGCCAGCAACATCTGCGATCACGTGGCTTTCTGGAAGGGAGTTGTGGTTGAATCGTGA